Proteins encoded together in one Anopheles darlingi chromosome 3, idAnoDarlMG_H_01, whole genome shotgun sequence window:
- the LOC125955447 gene encoding uncharacterized protein LOC125955447, whose amino-acid sequence MASSSTTSHLTSAAASTGPLGLFGTDAGSAFNSLAIGGSGSSCLAGGSSAYDKKTMSSCRYQQDKANSVLPEYFSDGSVAAVAAAAAASRALGGAGGGVGGHHGTSVMPSVYSPFSESALVAAAAAAAASSSQQTVAAAQGQATTNPLFSPHFGSGPTPYAAMQVGGYETTSSSSSAARSCALPSPTIYPPTPPPSAPWIHPWYGGDTF is encoded by the exons ATGGCGTCCTCCTCAACGACGTCACATTTGACTAGTGCAGCTGCTTCTACCGGGCCTTTGGGCTTGTTTGGTACGGATGCGGGAAGTGCATTTAACTCTCTCGCCATCGgtggtagcggcagcagctgtcttgccggtggtagtagtgcGTATGATAAGAAAACAATGTCCTCGTGCCGTTATCAGCAGGATAAAGCGAACTCAGTGCTGCCGGAATACTTTTCTGATGGATCCGTGGCAgccgtagctgctgctgccgccgctagCCGTGCCCTtggtggagcaggaggaggagtaggaggtcACCACGGTACATCGGTCATGCCCTCGGTTTACTCTCCGTTCTCTGAATCAGCCCTGGTCgctgcagcggcggctgccgccgct TCATCGTCCCAGCAAACGGTAGCTGCTGCGCAGGGACAGGCTACGACTAATCCATTGTTTTCGCCGCACTTCGGATCCGGTCCGACACCCTATGCGGCTATGCAGGTCGGTGGGTATGAGAcgaccagtagcagtagtagtgcggCTCGCTCGTGCGCCCTACCCTCACCCACCATTTATCCACCAACCCCGCCACCATCGGCTCCCTGGATTCATCCTTGGTACGGCGGGGATACGTTCTAG
- the LOC125956138 gene encoding uncharacterized protein LOC125956138 has product MCAATAPVTVKQERHDEAEIKEMAEKIMEVHKQQIAKAAATATLQQQQILPGTAVVGGGGGAAVRTAGGMLAGGSQAASVSATAGVNGISAAAAAAAAGGQANILNYLTRKPTASNTTPANGATAGMHTGTGVSQNGANGTKGGSGTLEGSSIEVCDEESLKGHFGWETFPNKTYIPYILREQERYCSVRMLETRLLGKYLNYLHQDIYTCTCVKSYFITEAESKLLNEINAKHSDMYFGREMFTMSDGVVRLTDAHKFYRFLDVCYHKLMMGCSTPNDKCGFIRINKESVVPYTVRDGQKMVPLFYFEGETDNLRLKADNLSGWDLSYLKFCCKVQGIRNELFASDSVAVISLTDIKGYFPPGTEFEDYWPSKVVDSQLLSGSKSNTTVHWTRQPAHAPQKTSGGMHGGGGGGGGGGSQGRKVSNNNNNSNSNAYQALPTQANLAKNNLQMNSITAAAVQAISNNWNLVNGNHGNMLTQQEQLLRITQAQQTAQAQAQIRSMQFQQYSSYLNSALSMTPRGSQNQAVPPPLVRSQAAHLSNVGGGACGVGGASGAGGGSSGSASGAGNGGAGGGGGGGGSLRSTSTSNPLPYLNPALSIFATSSSPNGTVNMSRLNHQQISELTTSPGGNRESLLSGNSAFGGLSLGRNVTITPTSANSTGSSYQRGTAGGSGQSKSGAYYNQSGVPVAYPKNPPVSITALPIGSPTRASPKGVQARQPPPALIPVQGGEGVGGGHQVPPYPQNAVDLVTQLTSLFGSDKLEMIQDLLQDMGVGGGAIGQARERSNTSHLTTPSYRDHTTTGSVSVTGGSAGSSSSVIVHDGGSRRGGGSRVDEFARNQQSVIKSAIGSNGGSGSYAYRGHHTGSGGTLDVIDLSSSPRSSMAGAATLSQQHQQQLQQAAVAQQQAQQQQQQSQSSGGGSSSGSKRSASGSSGHSGGSSSRSSTIISSSSGGGGSSGGSITSSNSYRNATSVSVLQQLQQQQQQQAAAAAAAIAAAASAVVGSVGDTPRNLTIIPELNIGVTPYKPYEVVKKPVENKIIYCVNKTPYRHNEYLMTIFDLKDVFFPYVNLEMCRRVLTALEINLFIGNSLQYQALLEAGRTNVDKMPMVQVTDVMTYMPQLQYMVRSQIQDTPASKRARIS; this is encoded by the exons ATGTGTGCAGCAACGGCACCGGTAACGGTGAAACAGGAACGTCACGATGAGGCCGAAATCAAGGAGATGGCCGAGAAGATCATGGAGGTACACAAACAGCAAATAGCGAAAGCGGCCGCCACCGCAAcactacaacagcaacagatacTACCGGGAACGGcggtcgttggtggtggaggaggggccGCGGTACGAACAGCCGGCGGTATGCTAGCGGGCGGTTCACAAGCCGCCTCAGTATCGGCGACGGCAGGCGTAAACGGCattagtgcagcagcagcggcagcggcagccggaGGGCAAGCCAACATACTAAACTATCTGACGCGCAAACCAACCGCGTCCAACACGACTCCGGCCAACGGTGCCACGGCCGGAATgcacaccggtaccggcgtcTCGCAGAATGGTGCCAACGGCACAAAGGGAGGGAGCGGCACGCTGGAAGGCAGCAGTATCGAGGTGTGCGACGAGGAAAGCCTGAAGGGACACTTTGGGTGGGAGACGTTCCCGAACAAAACCTACATTCCCTACATACTGCGAGAACAGGAGCGGTACTGTTCGGTGCGCATGCTGGAAACCCGGCTACTGGGCAAGTACCTCAACTATCTGCACCAGGACATCTACACCTGCACCTGCGTCAAGTCGTACTTTATTACCGAGGCCGAGAGTAAGCTGCTGAACGAGATCAACGCCAAGCACTCGGACATGTACTTTGGGCGCGAGATGTTCACGATGAGCGATGGCGTCGTGCGGTTGACCGATGCGCACAAGTTCTACCGCTTTCTGGACGTGTGCTACCACAAGCTGATGATGGGTTGCAGCACACCGAACGACAAGTGCGGCTTCATACGCATCAACAAGGAATCCGTCGTACCGTACACGGTGCGCGATGGCCAGAAGATGGTGCCACTGTTTTACTTCGAGGGTGAAACCGATAACCTGCGGCTGAAGGCGGACAATCTGTCCGGATGGGATCTGTCGTATTTGAAGTTTTGCTGTAAGGTGCAGGGCATCCGGAATGAGCTGTTCGCTAGTGATTCGGTGGCGGTCATTAGTTTAACCGACATTAAGGGATACTTTCCACCCGGTACCGAGTTTGAAGATTACTGGCCGAGCAAGGTGGTCGATTCCCAGCTACTGTCCGGTTCGAAGAGCAACACCACGGTCCACTGGACGAGGCAACCGGCGCACGCACCACAGAAGACGTCCGGTGGTATgcacggcggcggtggtggtggtggtggtggcggctccCAGGGTCGAAAGgtctccaacaacaacaacaacagcaacagcaatgcaTACCAAGCGCTACCGACGCAAGCGAATCTTGCCAAAAACAACCTGCAAATGAACAGTATTACAGCGGCGGCCGTTCAG GCCATCTCTAACAATTGGAATCTCGTGAATGGTAACCATGGAAACATGCTTACTCAGCAAGAGCAACTCCTACGGATAACGCAAGCACAACAG ACTGCACAGGCGCAAGCACAGATTCGTAGCATGCAATTTCAGCAGTACAGTTCCTATCTCAACAGTGCCCTGTCGATGACACCACGCGGTTCCCAGAATCAGGCGGTACCACCGCCGCTAGTCCGTTCGCAGGCCGCTCATCT GTCAAATGTCGGTGGAGGTGcatgtggtgttggtggtgctagtggtgccggcggcggcagcagcggtagcgcGTCCGGAGccggtaatggtggtgctggtggtggtggtggcggcggcggctcccTGCGCTCGACCAGTACCAGCAATCCATTGCCGTACCTGAACCCTGCCCTCTCCATATTCGCCACCTCAAGCAGTCCCAATGGCACCGTCAACATGTCCCGCCTGAACCATCAGCAGATCAGTGAGCTCACGACGTCGCCCGGTGGGAACCGCGAATCGCTTCTCTCGGGCAACAGCGCCTTCGGTGGATTATCGCTAGGGCGTAACGTTACCATCACACCGACGTCGGccaacagcaccggcagcagctacCAACGTGGGACAGCAGGAGGCAGTGGTCAATCGAAGAGTGGCGCCTACTACAACCAATCGGGCGTGCCGGTAGCGTACCCGAAAAACCCGCCTGTTTCGATCACCGCTCTTCCGATCGGTTCTCCAACGCGTGCCTCACCGAAGGGCGTGCAGGCACGTCAACCACCGCCTGCTTTGATCCCTGTGCAGGGAGGggaaggtgttggtggtggccaccaggtGCCACCGTATCCACAGAATGCCGTCGATCTGGTGACGCAGTTGACGAGCCTGTTCGGTTCGGATAAGCTCGAGATGATACAGGATCTGCTGCAAGATATGGGTGTTGGCGGCGGTGCCATTGGGCAGGCTCGCGAGCGAAGCAACACCAGTCACCTTACCACACCTTCGTACCGGGACCACACCACCACTGGTAGCGTTTCGGTGACCGGAGGGTCGGCGggttcctcctcttctgttATTGTGCATGACGGTGGTAGTAGAcgtggcggtggtagtagaGTAGACGAGTTTGCGCGGAACCAACAGAGCGTCATCAAGAGCGCCATCGGAagcaacggcggcagcggaaGCTACGCTTACCGTGGCCATCATACCGGGTCCGGCGGAACGTTGGATGTAATCGATCTGTCTTCTTCCCCAAGGTCCAGCATGGCCGGAGCGGCAACCCTcagccagcaacaccagcagcaactgcagcaggcGGCGGTCGCCCAACAgcaggcacagcagcagcagcaacaatcacaatcctctggtggtggtagtagcagcggcagcaagcGATCAGCGAGCGGATCTTCGGGCCATtccggcggcagcagtagtCGATCAAGCACTATCATCAGTTCctcgagcggtggtggtggcagtagcgGAGGTTCCATTACTAGCAGTAACAGCTATCGCAATGCCACTAGCGTGAGCGTGTTgcaacagttgcagcagcagcaacagcaacaggcggctgccgctgcagctgccATCGCTGCCGCGGCCTCTGCCGTCGTCGGTAGTGTGGGTGATACGCCCCGTAATCTGACCATCATACCAGAGCTAAACATTGGCGTAACCCCGTACAAACCGTACGAGGTGGTGAAGAAAccggtggaaaacaaaatcatctaCTGCGTCAACAAGACGCCCTATCGACACAACGAATATCTGATGACCATTTTTGATTTGAAGGATGTGTTTTTCCCCTATGTTAACCTGGAAATGTGTCGCCGGGTGCTGACCGCGCTGGAAATTAATCTTTTCATCGGCAATAG cCTGCAGTATCAAGCCCTGCTGGAAGCTGGCCGCACGAATGTGGACAAAATGCCAATGGTGCAGGTGACCGATGTTATGACTTATATGCCGCAACTGCAGTACATGGTGCGGAGCCAGATCCAGGATACGCCCGCCAGCAAGCGGGCTCGCATCAGCTAG